A genomic segment from Pectinophora gossypiella chromosome 3, ilPecGoss1.1, whole genome shotgun sequence encodes:
- the LOC126379881 gene encoding uncharacterized protein LOC126379881 isoform X3 encodes MSSKLDNITSLKWEEHRSSSSKEMPSLDDFFKFLKGRADVLESVQRSKQDKQVSSGNNNTHNKYQRANKSVNVISANPVNFEQVNRGLHCFVCKGKHRIYDCPAFLSMSIEERIQKASSLKLCLNCLRSGHIAGACRLSSCRICNARHNTMLHKPHTQTITATPSIDNVIPTSTTSTSTPNSVTSDASTSSISMSVTSTSQVVLSTALVDIVNPDNNQVETVKVLLDCGSMSSFITSDLKQRLQLDTQVLDATTIVGIGNSSLNFAPERGTVTVKSRCNPFSVTLSCLVLPEITATLPRRPINMKQFSFPSNISLADPSFNVPSKVDMLIGADLFWDLIGPRQQSLGANLPTLRESKLGWFLAGHIRDKQTSNLQVDNSNTSIQCNFSALESLHTKLSRFWELEELPTSQKASEAGVDAGNPCETHFMTHTTRLEDGRFSVRLPLVTTPDCLGDSYSVAKKRFLNLEKRFERHAQLKSMYSDFMKEYEDLGHMSESSLFKPPVSYFIPHHAVMREKSESTKLRVVYDASCRTSSGFSINDLQMIGPNIQDSLFNILVRFREYNYVMTGDIEKMYRQVQVDDCDRDLQLILWRSDPSSPLKTYRLNTVTYGFASASYLSTRCIWQLGEESYDPLIKTILQNDFYVDDLITGAQTEQELLYIQDSVVRALSSGCFNLRKFRSNSRGVLQNTLASSHDNLTLSQTYDTLGLNWNPDTDTLQFPMSVQGRESNVTTKRSILSQTFQIFDPLGLLSLCTIKPKILMQRLWASKIEWDSVVPSDIQRSWKRFIDNLSFISHITIPRNVIRDLPVSVELHAFSDASQAAYGACIYVKSIDQAGNTSILLYCAKARVAPSKAALTIPRLELCGALLAARLLCAVKSALRRQISKSYLWTDSSVVLGWIATEPSRLKVWVSNRVRQVQEMTSTSSWRYVPTAHNPADLASRGVDPHQVQDSTLWWQGPSFLSRPESEWPTLYSHKCDNLPELKVHTTLVTDSIKASIDISRYSKLQFLQRVIAYIYRFIHNCKNPHDKHTGSLTVDELEGAFTCLVRMSQQDSFPHELQTLQRQDNLKLKSSIVSLNPFLDSQGLLRVGGRLCNSQYEYEKKHPVLLHAKHHLTKLLFTQEHHRLLHAGPQLLLASIRERIWPLGGRELARRTARSCIKCRRISAQPLHNIMGNLPAQRITPDYPFSTVAVDFAGPFMITDRKGRGCKITKAYLCLFICFRSKCVHLEAVSELSRDAFMLTLRRFIARRGKPNDIFCDNGRNFVATARELGTFLSNNSDLIAHDASTHNINFHFSPAYAPNFNGLAEAGIKSAKFHLKRILGNSHLTFEEMSTLFAQVESILNSRPLCPLSSSPNDYTPLTPGHFLIGRPLMSLLSPSLEDENASRLNRYQRIEQAREHFWRRWQSEYISELQQRLKWRIRCRDLRPGDLVLIKEDNTSPLQWRLGRVQQLFPGADGIPRVADVATARGIVRRALSKICLLKADASNGGDDVSAVR; translated from the coding sequence ATGTCCTCTAAACTAGATAATATTACAAGTTTGAAATGGGAGGAGCATAGGTCAAGTTCTAGTAAGGAAATGCCGTCTCTTGATGATTTCTTCAAGTTCCTCAAGGGTCGAGCAGACGTTCTAGAGTCAGTACAAAGATCTAAACAAGATAAACAAGTCTCGAGTGGCAACAATAATACACATAACAAGTATCAAAGGGCTAACAAATCTGTGAATGTCATTTCAGCTAATCCAGTAAATTTCGAACAAGTCAATCGAGGTCTGCATTGTTTCGTCTGCAAGGGCAAGCATAGAATATACGACTGTCCAGCGTTCCTGTCCATGAGCATCGAGGAGCGGATACAAAAGGCTAGTTCACTGAAGCTCTGTCTGAACTGTCTGCGGAGCGGCCATATTGCAGGCGCTTGCAGGTTAAGTAGCTGTCGTATTTGCAATGCACGTCACAACACAATGCTTCATAAGCCACACACACAGACCATCACAGCCACTCCTAGTATTGACAATGTCATCCCTACAAGTACCACAAGTACAAGTACTCCCAATTCAGTCACAAGTGATGCAAGTACAAGTTCTATTTCTATGTCTGTCACTTCCACTAGCCAGGTTGTTCTTTCTACAGCACTAGTGGACATTGTCAATCCAGATAATAATCAAGTGGAAACAGTAAAGGTACTGTTAGACTGCGGAAGCATGTCTTCATTTATTACAAGTGATTTGAAGCAACGGCTTCAACTAGATACACAAGTGCTAGATGCCACTACTATAGTAGGTATTGGTAATTCTTCTCTTAATTTTGCTCCGGAGAGGGGCACTGTTACTGTCAAGTCTAGATGCAATCCATTTAGTGTCACATTGTCATGTCTCGTATTGCCTGAGATCACAGCCACATTACCTAGGCGCCCTATAAACATGAAACAATTTAGCTTCCCTAGTAACATCAGCTTAGCTGATCCCAGTTTCAATGTCCCAAGCAAGGTGGACATGCTTATAGGCGCGGATCTATTTTGGGATCTTATAGGCCCACGACAGCAGTCGTTGGGTGCTAATTTACCCACTCTGCGAGAGTCCAAGTTAGGCTGGTTCTTAGCAGGTCATATACGTGACAAACAAACAAGTAATTTACAAGTGGACAATTCTAACACAAGtattcaatgtaatttttcaGCACTGGAGAGTCTGCACACCAAACTGAGCAGGTTCTGGGAGCTAGAGGAGCTTCCGACGTCGCAGAAGGCTTCGGAGGCGGGAGTCGATGCAGGGAACCCATGCGAGACACATTTCATGACACACACCACCCGTTTAGAAGATGGTAGGTTCTCTGTCCGATTACCACTAGTAACCACTCCCGACTGTCTCGGAGACTCTTACAGTGTCGCTAAGAAGCGATTTCTCAATCTAGAAAAGCGTTTTGAACGCCATGCCCAGTTAAAGTCTATGTATTCCGACTTTATGAAGGAATATGAAGACTTAGGACACATGTCCGAATCCAGTCTATTCAAGCCACcagtttcttattttattcCTCATCACGCGGTGATGCGAGAGAAATCCGAGTCCACCAAGCTGCGAGTTGTCTATGACGCCTCATGTCGTACGTCGTCAGGCTTTTCCATCAATGACCTTCAAATGATCGGTCCTAATATTCAAGATTCCCTTTTTAATATTCTAGTTCGATTCAGGGAATACAATTACGTCATGACGGGCGACATTGAAAAAATGTATAGACAGGTACAAGTAGATGATTGTGATCGCGACTTACAGTTGATACTGTGGAGAAGCGACCCTTCTAGTCCATTGAAAACATATAGGTTAAATACAGTAACCTATGGCTTCGCTAGTGCAAGTTACTTAAGTACAAGGTGCATATGGCAGTTGGGCGAAGAGAGTTATGATccattaattaaaactattttacaaaATGATTTCTATGTTGATGATTTGATTACAGGGGCTCAAACTGAACAAGAACTGCTCTACATACAAGATTCTGTGGTCCGAGCCCTGTCATCGGGTTGTTTTAACTTACGCAAGTTCAGATCGAATTCTAGGGGTGTGTTGCAAAATACGCTAGCTAGTTCTCATGACAATTTAACTCTCAGCCAGacatatgacaccttgggactTAACTGGAACCCTGATACAGACACTCTACAATTTCCAATGTCTGTACAAGGTCGAGAATCCAATGTTACAACAAAACGCTCTATATTGTCtcaaacatttcaaatttttgatCCTCTAGGTCTACTTAGTCTATGTACTATAAAACCAAAGATCTTAATGCAAAGACTTTGGGCTAGCAAGATTGAATGGGATTCAGTTGTTCCTTCCGACATACAAAGGTCATGGAAACGATTCATTGATAACCtatcatttatttcacacattACTATTCCAAGAAATGTAATTAGAGACTTACCTGTTTCAGTCGAGCTTCACGCCTTCAGTGACGCTTCCCAGGCTGCCTACGGTGCTTGCATCTACGTCAAGTCTATCGATCAAGCAGGAAACACGAGCATTCTTCTCTACTGTGCTAAGGCACGCGTAGCACCGTCTAAGGCGGCTCTCACCATCCCGCGCCTGGAGCTGTGCGGCGCGCTACTCGCGGCCCGCCTGCTGTGCGCTGTAAAGAGCGCCCTCCGCCGGCAGATAAGCAAGTCTTACCTGTGGACGGACTCCAGCGTCGTGCTAGGGTGGATCGCCACCGAACCCTCGAGACTTAAAGTCTGGGTTTCCAATAGGGTTAGGCAGGTTCAAGAAATGACAAGTACTTCATCGTGGCGGTACGTCCCTACCGCTCACAACCCAGCCGATCTAGCATCCCGCGGCGTAGACCCACATCAAGTTCAAGACTCCACCTTATGGTGGCAAGGTCCATCATTTTTGTCTAGGCCTGAATCCGAGTGGCCTACTCTCTATTCTCACAAGTGTGACAACCTTCCAGAGTTAAAGGTACACACTACTCTAGTTACGGACTCTATCAAGGCTAGTATCGATATATCTAGGTATTCAAAATTGCAATTCTTACAACGAGTCATTGCTTACATTTATCGATTCATACATAATTGCAAGAACCCCCATGATAAGCACACTGGCTCGCTAACTGTCGATGAGTTAGAGGGTGCATTCACATGTCTAGTTAGAATGTCACAACAAGACTCTTTCCCTCACGAATTACAGACtttacaaagacaagacaatctCAAGCTCAAGTCTAGTATCGTATCATTAAACCCATTTCTAGATTCCCAGGGCTTGCTCAGAGTTGGTGGAAGACTGTGCAATTCACAGTACGAGTACGAGAAGAAGCACCCAGTTTTATTGCACGCGAAACACCACCTCACTAAGCTCTTATTTACACAAGAACACCACAGGCTGCTGCACGCGGGACCACAATTGTTGCTCGCGTCCATACGAGAACGCATCTGGCCGCTAGGTGGTAGAGAGTTGGCTCGTCGTACAGCGAGAAGCTGTATCAAGTGTCGGCGTATCAGCGCTCAACCTCTACACAACATTATGGGTAACTTACCGGCGCAGCGAATCACACCTGACTACCCTTTTAGTACAGTCGCCGTTGATTTCGCGGGTCCTTTTATGATTACAGACAGGAAGGGTCGAGGCTGTAAGATAACAAAGGCATATCTATGCCTATTTATATGTTTCAGGTCCAAGTGTGTCCATCTCGAGGCGGTGAGTGAATTGTCGAGAGACGCATTCATGTTAACACTGCGTAGGTTTATCGCTCGCAGGGGTAAGCCGAATGACATTTTTTGTGATAATGGGAGGAATTTTGTTGCTACTGCTAGGGAGCTAGGTACGTTTTTATCTAACAATTCTGACCTCATTGCGCATGACGCCAGCACTCATAACATAAATTTTCACTTCTCCCCTGCTTACGCACCTAATTTTAATGGACTTGCAGAGGCCGGAATAAAATCTGCTAAATTCCATTTAAAACGCATACTAGGCAATTCTCATCTAACGTTTGAAGAGATGTCTACTCTTTTTGCACAAGTCGAGTCAATCCTTAATAGCAGACCCCTGTGTCCCTTGTCATCATCCCCTAACGACTATACCCCCCTTACTCCGGGACACTTTCTGATAGGCAGACCACTAATGTCACTGCTATCGCCTTCTCTAGAAGACGAAAATGCATCCCGCCTGAACCGCTACCAGCGCATCGAGCAAGCTAGAGAACATTTTTGGCGCCGGTGGCAATCCGAATATATCTCCGAGCTGCAACAAAGGCTTAAATGGCGTATTCGTTGCAGAGATCTGAGACCTGGTGACTTGGTGCTCATCAAAGAAGACAACACGTCACCACTCCAGTGGCGCTTGGGTCGTGTACAACAACTCTTCCCGGGCGCAGACGGCATTCCGCGCGTCGCTGACGTGGCTACCGCCAGGGGCATCGTGCGACGAGCTCTATCGAAGATCTGCTTGTTGAAAGCGGACGCTTCCAACGGGGGCGACGATGTTAGCGCCGTACGCTAG
- the LOC126379881 gene encoding uncharacterized protein LOC126379881 isoform X6 gives MSIEERIQKASSLKLCLNCLRSGHIAGACRLSSCRICNARHNTMLHKPHTQTITATPSIDNVIPTSTTSTSTPNSVTSDASTSSISMSVTSTSQVVLSTALVDIVNPDNNQVETVKVLLDCGSMSSFITSDLKQRLQLDTQVLDATTIVGIGNSSLNFAPERGTVTVKSRCNPFSVTLSCLVLPEITATLPRRPINMKQFSFPSNISLADPSFNVPSKVDMLIGADLFWDLIGPRQQSLGANLPTLRESKLGWFLAGHIRDKQTSNLQVDNSNTSIQCNFSALESLHTKLSRFWELEELPTSQKASEAGVDAGNPCETHFMTHTTRLEDGRFSVRLPLVTTPDCLGDSYSVAKKRFLNLEKRFERHAQLKSMYSDFMKEYEDLGHMSESSLFKPPVSYFIPHHAVMREKSESTKLRVVYDASCRTSSGFSINDLQMIGPNIQDSLFNILVRFREYNYVMTGDIEKMYRQVQVDDCDRDLQLILWRSDPSSPLKTYRLNTVTYGFASASYLSTRCIWQLGEESYDPLIKTILQNDFYVDDLITGAQTEQELLYIQDSVVRALSSGCFNLRKFRSNSRGVLQNTLASSHDNLTLSQTYDTLGLNWNPDTDTLQFPMSVQGRESNVTTKRSILSQTFQIFDPLGLLSLCTIKPKILMQRLWASKIEWDSVVPSDIQRSWKRFIDNLSFISHITIPRNVIRDLPVSVELHAFSDASQAAYGACIYVKSIDQAGNTSILLYCAKARVAPSKAALTIPRLELCGALLAARLLCAVKSALRRQISKSYLWTDSSVVLGWIATEPSRLKVWVSNRVRQVQEMTSTSSWRYVPTAHNPADLASRGVDPHQVQDSTLWWQGPSFLSRPESEWPTLYSHKCDNLPELKVHTTLVTDSIKASIDISRYSKLQFLQRVIAYIYRFIHNCKNPHDKHTGSLTVDELEGAFTCLVRMSQQDSFPHELQTLQRQDNLKLKSSIVSLNPFLDSQGLLRVGGRLCNSQYEYEKKHPVLLHAKHHLTKLLFTQEHHRLLHAGPQLLLASIRERIWPLGGRELARRTARSCIKCRRISAQPLHNIMGNLPAQRITPDYPFSTVAVDFAGPFMITDRKGRGCKITKAYLCLFICFRSKCVHLEAVSELSRDAFMLTLRRFIARRGKPNDIFCDNGRNFVATARELGTFLSNNSDLIAHDASTHNINFHFSPAYAPNFNGLAEAGIKSAKFHLKRILGNSHLTFEEMSTLFAQVESILNSRPLCPLSSSPNDYTPLTPGHFLIGRPLMSLLSPSLEDENASRLNRYQRIEQAREHFWRRWQSEYISELQQRLKWRIRCRDLRPGDLVLIKEDNTSPLQWRLGRVQQLFPGADGIPRVADVATARGIVRRALSKICLLKADASNGGDDVSAVR, from the coding sequence ATGAGCATCGAGGAGCGGATACAAAAGGCTAGTTCACTGAAGCTCTGTCTGAACTGTCTGCGGAGCGGCCATATTGCAGGCGCTTGCAGGTTAAGTAGCTGTCGTATTTGCAATGCACGTCACAACACAATGCTTCATAAGCCACACACACAGACCATCACAGCCACTCCTAGTATTGACAATGTCATCCCTACAAGTACCACAAGTACAAGTACTCCCAATTCAGTCACAAGTGATGCAAGTACAAGTTCTATTTCTATGTCTGTCACTTCCACTAGCCAGGTTGTTCTTTCTACAGCACTAGTGGACATTGTCAATCCAGATAATAATCAAGTGGAAACAGTAAAGGTACTGTTAGACTGCGGAAGCATGTCTTCATTTATTACAAGTGATTTGAAGCAACGGCTTCAACTAGATACACAAGTGCTAGATGCCACTACTATAGTAGGTATTGGTAATTCTTCTCTTAATTTTGCTCCGGAGAGGGGCACTGTTACTGTCAAGTCTAGATGCAATCCATTTAGTGTCACATTGTCATGTCTCGTATTGCCTGAGATCACAGCCACATTACCTAGGCGCCCTATAAACATGAAACAATTTAGCTTCCCTAGTAACATCAGCTTAGCTGATCCCAGTTTCAATGTCCCAAGCAAGGTGGACATGCTTATAGGCGCGGATCTATTTTGGGATCTTATAGGCCCACGACAGCAGTCGTTGGGTGCTAATTTACCCACTCTGCGAGAGTCCAAGTTAGGCTGGTTCTTAGCAGGTCATATACGTGACAAACAAACAAGTAATTTACAAGTGGACAATTCTAACACAAGtattcaatgtaatttttcaGCACTGGAGAGTCTGCACACCAAACTGAGCAGGTTCTGGGAGCTAGAGGAGCTTCCGACGTCGCAGAAGGCTTCGGAGGCGGGAGTCGATGCAGGGAACCCATGCGAGACACATTTCATGACACACACCACCCGTTTAGAAGATGGTAGGTTCTCTGTCCGATTACCACTAGTAACCACTCCCGACTGTCTCGGAGACTCTTACAGTGTCGCTAAGAAGCGATTTCTCAATCTAGAAAAGCGTTTTGAACGCCATGCCCAGTTAAAGTCTATGTATTCCGACTTTATGAAGGAATATGAAGACTTAGGACACATGTCCGAATCCAGTCTATTCAAGCCACcagtttcttattttattcCTCATCACGCGGTGATGCGAGAGAAATCCGAGTCCACCAAGCTGCGAGTTGTCTATGACGCCTCATGTCGTACGTCGTCAGGCTTTTCCATCAATGACCTTCAAATGATCGGTCCTAATATTCAAGATTCCCTTTTTAATATTCTAGTTCGATTCAGGGAATACAATTACGTCATGACGGGCGACATTGAAAAAATGTATAGACAGGTACAAGTAGATGATTGTGATCGCGACTTACAGTTGATACTGTGGAGAAGCGACCCTTCTAGTCCATTGAAAACATATAGGTTAAATACAGTAACCTATGGCTTCGCTAGTGCAAGTTACTTAAGTACAAGGTGCATATGGCAGTTGGGCGAAGAGAGTTATGATccattaattaaaactattttacaaaATGATTTCTATGTTGATGATTTGATTACAGGGGCTCAAACTGAACAAGAACTGCTCTACATACAAGATTCTGTGGTCCGAGCCCTGTCATCGGGTTGTTTTAACTTACGCAAGTTCAGATCGAATTCTAGGGGTGTGTTGCAAAATACGCTAGCTAGTTCTCATGACAATTTAACTCTCAGCCAGacatatgacaccttgggactTAACTGGAACCCTGATACAGACACTCTACAATTTCCAATGTCTGTACAAGGTCGAGAATCCAATGTTACAACAAAACGCTCTATATTGTCtcaaacatttcaaatttttgatCCTCTAGGTCTACTTAGTCTATGTACTATAAAACCAAAGATCTTAATGCAAAGACTTTGGGCTAGCAAGATTGAATGGGATTCAGTTGTTCCTTCCGACATACAAAGGTCATGGAAACGATTCATTGATAACCtatcatttatttcacacattACTATTCCAAGAAATGTAATTAGAGACTTACCTGTTTCAGTCGAGCTTCACGCCTTCAGTGACGCTTCCCAGGCTGCCTACGGTGCTTGCATCTACGTCAAGTCTATCGATCAAGCAGGAAACACGAGCATTCTTCTCTACTGTGCTAAGGCACGCGTAGCACCGTCTAAGGCGGCTCTCACCATCCCGCGCCTGGAGCTGTGCGGCGCGCTACTCGCGGCCCGCCTGCTGTGCGCTGTAAAGAGCGCCCTCCGCCGGCAGATAAGCAAGTCTTACCTGTGGACGGACTCCAGCGTCGTGCTAGGGTGGATCGCCACCGAACCCTCGAGACTTAAAGTCTGGGTTTCCAATAGGGTTAGGCAGGTTCAAGAAATGACAAGTACTTCATCGTGGCGGTACGTCCCTACCGCTCACAACCCAGCCGATCTAGCATCCCGCGGCGTAGACCCACATCAAGTTCAAGACTCCACCTTATGGTGGCAAGGTCCATCATTTTTGTCTAGGCCTGAATCCGAGTGGCCTACTCTCTATTCTCACAAGTGTGACAACCTTCCAGAGTTAAAGGTACACACTACTCTAGTTACGGACTCTATCAAGGCTAGTATCGATATATCTAGGTATTCAAAATTGCAATTCTTACAACGAGTCATTGCTTACATTTATCGATTCATACATAATTGCAAGAACCCCCATGATAAGCACACTGGCTCGCTAACTGTCGATGAGTTAGAGGGTGCATTCACATGTCTAGTTAGAATGTCACAACAAGACTCTTTCCCTCACGAATTACAGACtttacaaagacaagacaatctCAAGCTCAAGTCTAGTATCGTATCATTAAACCCATTTCTAGATTCCCAGGGCTTGCTCAGAGTTGGTGGAAGACTGTGCAATTCACAGTACGAGTACGAGAAGAAGCACCCAGTTTTATTGCACGCGAAACACCACCTCACTAAGCTCTTATTTACACAAGAACACCACAGGCTGCTGCACGCGGGACCACAATTGTTGCTCGCGTCCATACGAGAACGCATCTGGCCGCTAGGTGGTAGAGAGTTGGCTCGTCGTACAGCGAGAAGCTGTATCAAGTGTCGGCGTATCAGCGCTCAACCTCTACACAACATTATGGGTAACTTACCGGCGCAGCGAATCACACCTGACTACCCTTTTAGTACAGTCGCCGTTGATTTCGCGGGTCCTTTTATGATTACAGACAGGAAGGGTCGAGGCTGTAAGATAACAAAGGCATATCTATGCCTATTTATATGTTTCAGGTCCAAGTGTGTCCATCTCGAGGCGGTGAGTGAATTGTCGAGAGACGCATTCATGTTAACACTGCGTAGGTTTATCGCTCGCAGGGGTAAGCCGAATGACATTTTTTGTGATAATGGGAGGAATTTTGTTGCTACTGCTAGGGAGCTAGGTACGTTTTTATCTAACAATTCTGACCTCATTGCGCATGACGCCAGCACTCATAACATAAATTTTCACTTCTCCCCTGCTTACGCACCTAATTTTAATGGACTTGCAGAGGCCGGAATAAAATCTGCTAAATTCCATTTAAAACGCATACTAGGCAATTCTCATCTAACGTTTGAAGAGATGTCTACTCTTTTTGCACAAGTCGAGTCAATCCTTAATAGCAGACCCCTGTGTCCCTTGTCATCATCCCCTAACGACTATACCCCCCTTACTCCGGGACACTTTCTGATAGGCAGACCACTAATGTCACTGCTATCGCCTTCTCTAGAAGACGAAAATGCATCCCGCCTGAACCGCTACCAGCGCATCGAGCAAGCTAGAGAACATTTTTGGCGCCGGTGGCAATCCGAATATATCTCCGAGCTGCAACAAAGGCTTAAATGGCGTATTCGTTGCAGAGATCTGAGACCTGGTGACTTGGTGCTCATCAAAGAAGACAACACGTCACCACTCCAGTGGCGCTTGGGTCGTGTACAACAACTCTTCCCGGGCGCAGACGGCATTCCGCGCGTCGCTGACGTGGCTACCGCCAGGGGCATCGTGCGACGAGCTCTATCGAAGATCTGCTTGTTGAAAGCGGACGCTTCCAACGGGGGCGACGATGTTAGCGCCGTACGCTAG